GCCGGAATCGGCCCTCGGCTTCGAAAGCTCCGTGAATCCCTCAAGCTTTGAAACCATTGTCAGCGCCGTGGGCGCACAGACCGCGCCCTTTGCCAAGCGGCTGGACTGCTGCGGTTTTCATGCCGTCTACCCGGCGGAAAAATCCGTCATGCACATGACCAGCGAAATCGTCAACGACGCCGCTGCCGGCGGCGCAAACTGCATTGTCACCCCTTGTCCCCTCTGCCAGATGCAGCTGGACATCTATCAGGACAACGCACAGGAAATAAGCAAGTCCAAGGCTCGCGTGCCCGTGCTGCACCTTTCGCAGTTTGTGGGCCTGGCCCTTGGCATCCCCGGCAAGCAGCTGGGGCTTGATTACAACGTCATTGACGCCACCAAGCTCGGCTAAGGAAACGCTGATGTATTTCCTTTGGCGGCATTGCTTCATTTTTTTGAAACAGTGGAGGACGGAAGAGTCCACTGCCTGCTTCAAAATAAGATCGCGCCTTGCCAAAGGAAATACCAGCGCGTTTCCAGGAGGCTCTTTAATCAGTGCTTCCCTGACACCTTAGAGTTGACGGCGTTTTTAGAGCAGTTGACTCATGAAATGAGTTAACTGTTCTGCAAGGATTTTTCTGAAAATCCTTGCCACGAAATGCGAGTAGGCAGGCTTTTGCCTGCCGCACGCGAGCATTTCAGGTGTAAATGGTCTAGAGCCGCAATGTCAGGCGGTCCTTTTCATCCGGCAAGCGCGGCAATACCCGCTTCCGGCATGAAAAGGGCCGCCTTTGTGTTTTAACGCAAAAGGGGTACATGAGTGGCAGGTTTAGGGTCTGAATGGGGTGGGCGTCACGTTGCAGTGCTTTGTGGGGGAGGAGACCCTTTTGAAAAGAGTCTCCTCCCCCACGCCCCCACCCCTGAAACTTTTATGGTATTTTAGTATATTATAACGCTGGTTCCAATTTAAATGGGGATGTTGCAGACAGTCCCTTGCAGACAGCCGGAATCTCAACGTGTATCAGCTCCCTTCCGGCGCAAGGCGCATGCGCCGGAAGGACAGTGCACAGAACGTAAAAAATCAGACCGAAGCGCTGTACTTTCGTTCACTGCACAGATGAAACTGGCGGCGTGAGCATTTTTTTTCTGAACTGTGTCATGCTGCATCACTCTGTTAGGGCAACTGTTGCACGTAGGGCTGGACTGTACTTATTGTCACATGAACCGCCAGGATAGAGTTTGCGCGAAATGCCATTTGCACGACACTATGACCACAAAGTAACTTTTGAGGCAGGGCGGGAAAAGAAGCGCAGAGGGGAGCAGTGCAGGACGCGCTGTTTTGAAAGCAAAAAAAAGCAAGGCGTATTAAGCGAAGGGCAAGTAACGACACGAAATTTTTATGGACTGTTTAATCAATGAATGAAGAAATTTTCTTTCTTATTGACGCAAAATGCCAGTTCGTTTAACTCTAGAAAACGTGAAATGTATTGGGAAGGAAGGAGGAAGAACATTAGTTTTATGTTGTGAGAAACGATTTTAGGGTGAATATTTTCACAACTCGCAATGTAGTGGGGCAAAAATTATGAATACACTTGTTTTTTGCTGTGTGGCGCTGCCTTTCATTGTAGCGCTTGTACTCTATTTCACACAGCTTGACCGCACCCGCAAGCTTCTCGTGCCTGCAGCGGTTGCGGTAATGGCGCTGGCAGCCGTGATCATGGGATCTTACGGCACGTTCCGCCTGGAGGCGGAATCATTCTGCGGCATACCGCTGGACAGCCTGTTCAGCCTGCTTGATCTGTTGTTGCTGCTCTATATTCTGGGACTGGGCTGGAAACTCGGCAGCAGAACGGTCATGGGCATGACGGCGCTGCAACTGGTGGGCCTGCTCTATCTGAAGTTCGTTCTCGCGGACGGAGCAGCCCCCATCACGGCTTTTGCGCCTGATGGCCTTTCGCTTATCATGGTTATCATCATCTCCGTCGTGGGTGGTCTTATCACCATTTACGGCCTGGGCTATATGGATATTCATGAAGAACATCTGCATTTGCGCGTATCGCGCAAACCCCGTTTTTTCGCCATTATATTCTGTTTTCTTGGGGCCATGAATGGCCTGGTACTTTCCAACAATCTTTCGTGGATGTTCTTTTTCTGGGAAGTAACGACGCTCTGTTCCTATTTGCTTATCAGTCATGATCAGACGCAAGAAGCCAATGCCAATGCTTATCGCGCCTTGTGGATGAACGTTCTTGGTGGCCTCGCCTTTGTTTCGGCCATGCTTTTTGTCCAGAAGAGCCTCGGCACGCTGTCCACTGAAATCGTCCTGCAAAAAATGACGGCCATGGATGTAAAGAGCACGGCCATGCTGCTGCCTTTCGCCTTTTTCTGTCTGGCAGCCTTTACAAAGTCGGCCCAGGTGCCGTTTGAAAGCTGGCTGTGCGGAGCCATGGTGGCTCCCACTCCGGTTTCGGCCCTGCTGCACTCCGCCACCATGGTCAAGGCTGGCACCTATCTTTTGCTGCGCATGGCCCCGGCCTTTGCAGATACCACCATGTCCACCATTGTGGCGCTGTTCGGCGCATTCACCTTTGTGGGCACCTGCATTCTCGCGGTCAGTCAGAGTAACGCCAAAAAGATTCTGGCCTATTCCACCATCGCCAACCTTGGCCTGATTATCGCCTGTGTGGGCATAAACACCGCAGCGTCCATGATGGCGGCCACAACCATCATTATCTACCACTCCGTGTCCAAAGGCCTGCTCTTCATGTGCGTGGGCGCCATTGAACAGCGCATCGGTTCGCGCGATATCGAAGACATGCGCGGTCTGTACAGCAAGATGCCCCGCACGGCCATTATTACGGCCATTGGCATCTTTACAATGATGCTGCCGCCCTTCGGCATGCTCATAGGCAAGTGGATGGCCATTGAGGCCATCGCGCGCGCTACCCAGGCCATGACGCCCATCATCTTCTTCATTGCGCTGGGGTCGGCCTTCACGGTGCTGTTCTGGGCACGCTGGGCCGGCATTCTGGTTTCTTCGGCCAATCTGCACGAACGGCCGGTGCACGGTAATCCCAAGGCTTCGGTCATGTTCGCGCTGCGTTCGCTCTGCGGCCTTGCCATCGTGTTCTCCTTCTTTTCCCCGATGGTGCTGAAGACCTTTGTGGAACCTTCCGTTGCTGGCGTGTACGCCCGTTTCGGCCTCAAGCCCGAAGGCTTCATCCCCGGCGCGTCGCTCACGGGCGGTGCGGGGTATTTCTGGATATATATGCTCTTCATCCTGCTGGGCCTCGGAGCCTGGCTCGCCTGGCGGGTTGCCAGAAAGGTGCCCAACGGGGCGCACACGCAACCGTACTTCTCCGGCCTGACGCAGGAGCAGGCAGGGCAGATAGGCTTCAAGGGGCCCATGAACGCCTTTGAACCCGTGCGCCTGTCCAACTTCTATCTGTCTCAGTACTTTGGCGAAGGCACCATCACAAGGGCCATTGATATTATTTCCACGGCCTTTCTCATCGTCCTGGTAGGAGGTCTGCTCTGATGCTGTCCATCCTCAGTGCTATCGGCGGATTGATCTTGTCGCCCCTGGTAGGGGGGCTGCTGACCGGGGTGGACCGTCGCGTCACGGCGCGCCTGCAATCGCGTCTTGGGCCGCCTCTGCTTCAGCCTTTTTATGATGTGCTCAAACTGTTCGGCAAAGAAGCCTACGTCACCAACGCGTGGCTGGTTTTCAGCGCCTATATGACGCTTATTTCCTCGGCTCTGGCCCTGCTCATCTTCTTTATGGGCGGCGACCTGCTGTTGTTGTTCTTCGTGCTCACGGTGGGCGCGGTCTTTCAGGTGGTGGGCGCGCTGTGCGTGCCCTCGCCGTACAGCAACATTGGCGCACAGCGCGAACTTTTGCTCATGCTGGCCTATGAGCCCATTCTCATTCTGGTGTTTGTGGGCTTTGCCATGTGCACGGGTTCCTTCTCAATTGAAGCCGTCTTTGCGCAGGATCAGCCCCTGCTGCTCAAGATGCCCTTGCTGTTCCTGGCTCTCGGCTATGCCCTGACCATCAAGCTGCGCAAGTCGCCCTTTGATATCTCGGCCAGCCATCACGGCCATCAGGAACTGGTCAAGGGCGTGCAGACCGAATATTCGGGGCCGTTCCTGGGCATCATTGAAGTGGCCCACTGGCTTGACCTGATACTCATTCTCGGGCTTTGCGCCATGTTCTGGCATACCAGCGTCATTGGCATGGCCACGCTGGTGGTCGCCTCGCTGTTCACGGAAATTCTCATCGATAACGTCACGGCCCGGCTCACCTGGCAGTGGATGGTGCAGAAGAAGTCTCTGCTGCTCGGCATGGGATTGGCCCTGGTTAATCTGTTATGGCTGTATGTGGCGTAAGGAGGCAGGCATATGGGTTTTGTAGATAAGATGATAAAGCAGAGCCGTCTGAAGTCTCCCTGGATAGTCCACTTCGACTGCGGCTCCTGCAATGGTTGCGATATTGAAGTTCTGGCCTGCCTCACGCCCATTTATGACGTGGAGCGCTTTGGCGTGGTCAATGCGGGCAACCCCAAGCATGCTGACGTTCTGCTGGTCACCGGCACGGTCAACCACCGCAACCGTCACGTGCTCAAGCAGATATATGACCAGATGCCTTCACCCAAGGCCGTGGTTTCCATAGGCGCGTGCAACCTTTCCGGCGGCGTCTTCAAGGACACCTACAACGTGCTTAACGGCGCGTACAACATCATCCCCGTGGATGTCTTTGTGCCGGGCTGCCCGCCCAAGCCCGAAGCCATCATTGACGGCGTGGTGGAAGCGCTGGCAGTGCTCAAGGCCAAGATGGGCATGGGGCCCATGCCCGAAGCGACCTTCATGCCTGGTGACGAAGACGGAACGCCCGCTGGCGCGCGAGATGAACAAGCGCCCGTTGCCGAAGGCGACAAGTCACAGCAAAACGCGGGTTAGCCCGGAGAGGATGCAATCATGTTTTTTGAAGCCAAAGACGTGACGCCCGAGACGCTGCTTGCTGAAGTGCAGCGCCTGGCCAACGCCAAATGTCGTTTTGTCACCATGTCGCAGACGGTTGTTGACGAGAACACCCTGCGGCTGTTCTATCACTTTGACGAAAACCTCACCATGTCCGACCTGCGCCACAATGCGGAACTGTGCATGTGGGCGCCCACGGACGCCAAGGGCATGGTGCATCTGCGTATGGACGTGAACAAGGACGCGCCCATCCCGAGCATCAGTTCCATATACTTTTGCGCGGTGCTCATTGAAAACGAGACTCAGGACCAGTTTGGCGTGCGTTTTGCGGGCCTGCCCCTGGACTACCAGGGCGGCATGTATCTGGAAGGCGAAGTGACCCACGCCCCGTATTTCACTATGACCACCGTCCGGCGTCCCGCCGCGGCTGCCAAGGATGACGCCAAGGCAGAATCCGCCAAAGGAGATCAGGCATGAGCAACCGCACCACAGTGATTCCTTTCGGGCCGCAGCATCCTGTGCTGCCCGAACCTCTGCACATCAAGTTTGTGGTGGAGGACGAAACCGTTGTGGGGGCCATTCCCCAGCTCGGCTTCGTGCACCGCGGCCTGGAAAGCCTCGTGCGCACCAAGGACTATAACCAGATGGTTTTTGTGGTGGAGCGTATTTGCGGCATCTGTTCCTGCATCCACGCCAACTGCTACTGCAACGCCATTGAAGACATGATGGGCATCACGGCGCCGCCGCGCGCCCAGTTTTTGCGGGTCATCTGGTCGGAACTGCACCGCATCCATTCGCATCTCTTGTGGCTGGGCCTTTTTGCGGACTCCTTCGGCTTTGAAAGCGTGTTCCAGCAGTTCTGGCGCATCCGCGAGCATGTCATGGATATTTGCGAGGCCACGGCGGGCAACCGCGTGATCCTGTCGGTCAACGTGGTGGGCGGCGTGCGCCGCGACCTCGCCCCCGACCAGATCCGCTGGATGCTTGGCCGCCTGGACGAACTGCAAAAGGGCATGCGCGAACTCACCAGCACCATGCTGGATGACTATACCGTGCAGGAACGCACACGCGGCATAGGCTACCTCAGCAAGGAAGACGCCCGCCTGCTGGGCGCTGCCGGCCCCACCCTGCGCGGCAGCGGATGGGAAATCGACGAACGCATGCACGGCTACGCAGCTTACAGCGACCTCAACTTCATCCCTGTGGTGGAAAACGACGGCGACTGCTACGCACGTTCCAAGGTGCGCTTCTATGAAGTGCTGCACGCAATGGATCTTATCCGCGAAGCACTGAACCGCCTGCCGGAGAGCGAGCTTACCGTCAAGGTGCCCGGCAATCCTGATGGTGAATCCGTCTTCCGCGTGGAACAGCCCAGAGGCGAACTGTTCTACTACATTCGCGCCAACGGCACCAAGTATCTGGAACGCATGCGGGTGCGTACGCCAACATTCGCCAACGTCCCGCCCCTGTTGCACATGTTGCCGGGCTGCAAACTGCCCGACGTGCCGGTCATAGTGCTCAGCATAGACCCGTGCATCTCCTGCACAGAGAGGTAGCCATGTACATGCTTAAAAACGTATTGCGCAACCTGTCGGGCAAGCCCTCCACGCGGTTGTATCCGCTGGAAGAGCGTGAACCCTTCCCGGCTTACAGGGGCGTAATAACCAATGATGTTGAAAGGTGCATATTCTGCAGTACCTGCGCAAAGGTTTGTCCCACGGACGCCATCACCGTGGACGCCAAGGCAGGACAATGGGTGTATGACCCCTTCCTGTGCGTATACTGCTCGGCCTGTGTGGAAAAATGCCCCACCAAATGCCTGATGCAGGTTCCAACGCACCGCAAACCCTCGGTAACCAAGTTCCGGGTCTTGCGCACGGGCACGCCGCGCGTCAAGAAAAGCGCCGGAGCCAAGGCCAAGGGAGAGGGCAGCGCCAAGGACAAGACTGAAAGCGAATAGCGCCACGGCACCACCCATGCCGTAGCCGGATACAAAAAAAGACCGCCTTTACATGGCGGTCTTTTTTTGTTTTTACTATCGGCCCGCACAATTTCCGGCAGAATGACAAATTGAAATGCAAGCATTTCAAAGGGAATCCGCATCCAGGGCTGAAACGCGCGAGTCCTGCTGGCAAATCCCTGGCCTGGGCGCGCAAGGCCCGGGGCTGGCATGCCCAGGCACTATGTGAATTTCAGCCCGCATGGATTGGCGGCGCGACAGCCGCAAAGGGGCAGCCGACGCTTGATCGTAAAAATATCTATTACTTATACTGGCGGGTACTGGTGCAAAGGGCATTGCTTTGTCTCAAATTTTCACGTGCACATATATTGATGTTTATGGTGAAGCACTAAAGCAAAATTGTAAAAATAAATATAATTACTATATTTTTATTTTTTTATATAACAGGAGAAAAATGATAAATACCTGTTAGATTTTAGTCTGCAATTTTGTATATAAAATGATATAAAAAATGCATTGCGTATATTTAATCTCCAATATGTAAATACTGTATTTGATGGACATGCACTGCCCACGTGGTCGTGATAATGTTTTTCGGCAATATGGTATTGCAAAATGAATGTTTATGCACGATACTTTGGAAAGCACCCCTGTACCTCAAACACCGTGACCGACTCTGGCACCACAGGTTTGCGGCAGTGCTTGCCTTTTACAGGGCGAGTGCTGATTTTTCAGTTATCCCATGTGAATTGTTTAACTTTTATCCAATGATTCTGGGCTTGGGATCATATCTGCGCTGCCTGAACTCGGGCGCGCATGATCTGGTGTATATAAAGTAAACCTGGAGGAGAAACTTTATGAAAAACAGATGGATGGTTGGCGGCAGTCTGGTTTTGTTGTTGCTGTTTACCGTAGGTCAGGTCTTTGCGGCTGAAGGACAGGCCCCGGCTGCCGATCCTGCTGCTCCGGCTGCTGAGGCCCCCAAGGCTCCGGCC
This DNA window, taken from Desulfovibrio sp. 86, encodes the following:
- a CDS encoding NADH-quinone oxidoreductase subunit 5 family protein, with translation MNTLVFCCVALPFIVALVLYFTQLDRTRKLLVPAAVAVMALAAVIMGSYGTFRLEAESFCGIPLDSLFSLLDLLLLLYILGLGWKLGSRTVMGMTALQLVGLLYLKFVLADGAAPITAFAPDGLSLIMVIIISVVGGLITIYGLGYMDIHEEHLHLRVSRKPRFFAIIFCFLGAMNGLVLSNNLSWMFFFWEVTTLCSYLLISHDQTQEANANAYRALWMNVLGGLAFVSAMLFVQKSLGTLSTEIVLQKMTAMDVKSTAMLLPFAFFCLAAFTKSAQVPFESWLCGAMVAPTPVSALLHSATMVKAGTYLLLRMAPAFADTTMSTIVALFGAFTFVGTCILAVSQSNAKKILAYSTIANLGLIIACVGINTAASMMAATTIIIYHSVSKGLLFMCVGAIEQRIGSRDIEDMRGLYSKMPRTAIITAIGIFTMMLPPFGMLIGKWMAIEAIARATQAMTPIIFFIALGSAFTVLFWARWAGILVSSANLHERPVHGNPKASVMFALRSLCGLAIVFSFFSPMVLKTFVEPSVAGVYARFGLKPEGFIPGASLTGGAGYFWIYMLFILLGLGAWLAWRVARKVPNGAHTQPYFSGLTQEQAGQIGFKGPMNAFEPVRLSNFYLSQYFGEGTITRAIDIISTAFLIVLVGGLL
- a CDS encoding 4Fe-4S binding protein; its protein translation is MYMLKNVLRNLSGKPSTRLYPLEEREPFPAYRGVITNDVERCIFCSTCAKVCPTDAITVDAKAGQWVYDPFLCVYCSACVEKCPTKCLMQVPTHRKPSVTKFRVLRTGTPRVKKSAGAKAKGEGSAKDKTESE
- a CDS encoding hydrogenase large subunit gives rise to the protein MSNRTTVIPFGPQHPVLPEPLHIKFVVEDETVVGAIPQLGFVHRGLESLVRTKDYNQMVFVVERICGICSCIHANCYCNAIEDMMGITAPPRAQFLRVIWSELHRIHSHLLWLGLFADSFGFESVFQQFWRIREHVMDICEATAGNRVILSVNVVGGVRRDLAPDQIRWMLGRLDELQKGMRELTSTMLDDYTVQERTRGIGYLSKEDARLLGAAGPTLRGSGWEIDERMHGYAAYSDLNFIPVVENDGDCYARSKVRFYEVLHAMDLIREALNRLPESELTVKVPGNPDGESVFRVEQPRGELFYYIRANGTKYLERMRVRTPTFANVPPLLHMLPGCKLPDVPVIVLSIDPCISCTER
- a CDS encoding NADH-quinone oxidoreductase subunit C, with product MFFEAKDVTPETLLAEVQRLANAKCRFVTMSQTVVDENTLRLFYHFDENLTMSDLRHNAELCMWAPTDAKGMVHLRMDVNKDAPIPSISSIYFCAVLIENETQDQFGVRFAGLPLDYQGGMYLEGEVTHAPYFTMTTVRRPAAAAKDDAKAESAKGDQA
- a CDS encoding respiratory chain complex I subunit 1 family protein encodes the protein MLSILSAIGGLILSPLVGGLLTGVDRRVTARLQSRLGPPLLQPFYDVLKLFGKEAYVTNAWLVFSAYMTLISSALALLIFFMGGDLLLLFFVLTVGAVFQVVGALCVPSPYSNIGAQRELLLMLAYEPILILVFVGFAMCTGSFSIEAVFAQDQPLLLKMPLLFLALGYALTIKLRKSPFDISASHHGHQELVKGVQTEYSGPFLGIIEVAHWLDLILILGLCAMFWHTSVIGMATLVVASLFTEILIDNVTARLTWQWMVQKKSLLLGMGLALVNLLWLYVA